The window TTGCCGAGGTCGTTTGTAGACGCTTCCACAGCCAACGCGTTGCGAGCTCATCGCGATCAAGCCATTCGCGAACTTGCCAATCAAACCTTTGCTCCACCAGAAGACCGAGCCGAGGTATTGCAAAAATATGCTGTGGTCGCGGATCGCTTTTCGACCGCCGATGTCGCCAAGGGTCGACAGTTGTTCGTCCAACACTGCTCCAATTGTCACCGCATGGAAGACGTTGGGCACATGGTCGGACCCGACATCAGCGACAGCCGCACGAAGACTGCGGAAGCATTGTTGGTTGCGATCTTAAATCCAGACGCCGCCATTGACGCTTCGTTCACGCGATACCAAATCCTGACCGTTGACGGCGAAGTCGTGTCGGGGCTTCTGCACAACGAGAATTCAGAAACGGTCACGTTGCTGGAGGCGGGCAACCAGCAACGCCGCGTGGCTCGTGACGACATCGAGACGTTCCGAGCGGTCGACACATCGCTGATGCCAAGCGGAATGGAACAAACATTGTCGGTGGATCAAATGTCCGATTTGATCGCGTACTTGAAACGGTGGCGGTACACCGCTGAAGGTTTGTGATGCCATCACGTCCCACGTCTTCAACTGAAAAGAATTTGCTTCAAACCAGACAACGTATTTACTTGGATCACGCCGCGACTTCCTGGCCCAAGGCGGACGGCGTGACCGATGCGATGGTTGAGTTTCTTTCCAACGTCGGCTCATCGGCTTCGCGTGGCAGTTACGCCTCGGCGTTGAAGGCGAGCGAGCTTGTTCGTTCGTTGCGATTCAAACTGGCCCAATTCATTCATGCCGAATCGGACTCCTGCATCAGCTTTCATAGCGGTTGCACTCATGCGTTGAACTCCGTCATTCATGGATTGGTCGGATCGTCCAAGGCCATCGGCGACGGTTCGCATCTCTTGGTCTCCGCGATTGAGCACAATGCAGTCATCCGACCAATTTTGGTGGCGGCGAAGTCGGGCAACGCGACCGTCGAAGAAGTCCCCGCAGACAAGAACGGATTGCTCAGCGCTGATGACGTGATCTCACGGGTCAACGGAGCGACTCGATTGGTGGCTTTGTCTCATGTATCCAATGTGACCGGCGCCGTGCAGCCGATCACAGAGATTGGGGCGGCCATCGCGGAAGCCAACCGATCCCGAACGGAGTCTGATCAAATTCTTTTCCTCTGCGATGCGGCACAATCGCTTGGCTACTTGCCAATCGACGTCGCATCACTCGGTGTGCACGCGTTGACGGCCCCCGCCCACAAAGGTTGTGGTGGGCCGCCGGGAATTGGAATGTTGTACCTATCGCCAAGGTGGCACTCGGCGATCCAACCTTGGATGCAAGGTGGCACCGGGCACGACGGTCGCTCCGACACCATGCCCGAATCGATGCCAGCGAAACTAGAACCGGGCACCATGAATTTGCCAGCGATCGCGGGATGGTTGGCCGCGTTGGAATCCATGGCAACGTCAGGCGAGCTCAATGAATCACCCAATGAGTCAGCCGCCCTGTCACAGCGACTTCACGTTGGCTTGAACGCCGTCGATGGAATCAAAGTCTTTGGCCAACCGGGGCCGCTTCCGATTGCCAGTCTCGACTTTGGACCAGATCTTCCGCCGGACGATGCCGCCGCAATTCTAGATTCCGAGTTTGGGATCGAAGTCCGATCGGGGCATCACTGTGCCGCTCGGCTTCACCGTCATCTTGGGACGGAAGCCGCCGGAACACTTCGCATCAGCGGGGGTCATGGCACAACCTCTGACCAAATCGATGCTGTGGTCGCCGCGGTCTCGGAAATTGCCGCTCAAATCACATCCCTGGCGTGATCCTGCAACGGATTTCGGCGGCGGGGTTTGTTTTCTGCCGCGAATAAGGCGTTTTTCGCAGTGGCGGATCAGAACCGTAGGCATGGAAACAATGGGGTGGATCGGTTTCAATAATGATGTGTCGTCACGCGACGCATCGCCGATCCTCTTTGATTGAAATCCCCATGGTCGATTTGCCTACCACCACGCCTCCCGCACAACCCACGACCGGAAATGACGAAGTCGATGCGTTGCATCCTTTGAAACCGTACCGATCGCTGGAAAACGAGGTTCTTCAGCAACGAATTGAAGCGGTGCGTCAGGAACTCGGAGACGAGTTGCTGATTTTGGGACACCACTATCAGCAAGACGAAGTCATCGAGCACACCGATTTGCGAGGTGACAGCTACCAGTTGTCCGAGATGGCCGCCAAGAGCCAGGCGTGTCGCACCATCGTCTTTTGCGGCGTTCACTTCATGGCTGAAACGGCCGACATTTTGGCCAATCGACCGGATCGGATTGAGGCCCGTGACGGCCGGCGAGTCGATGTGTTGCTTCCGGACATGGCCGCGGGTTGCTCAATGGCCGATATGGCCGCGATTGCTCAGGTTGAAGCGGCCTGGGCCGATATGTCTGAGGTGATTGATACCGAACAAGTCATTCCGGTCACGTACATCAACAGTGCCGCCAGCTTGAAGGCGTTCTGTGGTCGTCACGGTGGGATTGTTTGTACTAGCAGCAACGCAAGAGCGGTCTTGGAATGGGCCTTCGAACGTGGGCAGCGTGTGTTCTTCTTCCCCGATCAGCACCTTGGCCGGAACACCGCGTTGACGATGGATATCACCGAAGAACAAATGCCGGTTTGGGATCCTTACGCGTTGGAAATGGGTGGAAACACGGACGAACAAATTCAATCGAGTCGCGTGATCCTTTGGAAAGGTCACTGCAGCGTGCACCAAATGTTCCGTGCCGAGCATGTCGATCGCTTCCGAAAGGAGCATCCTGGCATCAAGATTCTTGTTCACCCTGAATGCCCTCGTGAGGTCAACGACATCGCGGACGTCAGCGGCAGTACCGGAAAGATCATCCAGACAATCAAGAATTCACCCGCGGGAACGAAGTGGGCGATCGGCACTGAGTTGCACTTGGTCAATCGATTGAAGGACGAACATCCCGAGCAAGAAATTCACTTTCTCAGTCCAGTCGTTTGCATGTGCGCGACGATGTACCGAATCGACCTGACACACCTTTGTTGGACACTCGAAAACTTGCGAGACG of the Rhodopirellula baltica SH 1 genome contains:
- a CDS encoding aminotransferase class V-fold PLP-dependent enzyme, with the translated sequence MPSRPTSSTEKNLLQTRQRIYLDHAATSWPKADGVTDAMVEFLSNVGSSASRGSYASALKASELVRSLRFKLAQFIHAESDSCISFHSGCTHALNSVIHGLVGSSKAIGDGSHLLVSAIEHNAVIRPILVAAKSGNATVEEVPADKNGLLSADDVISRVNGATRLVALSHVSNVTGAVQPITEIGAAIAEANRSRTESDQILFLCDAAQSLGYLPIDVASLGVHALTAPAHKGCGGPPGIGMLYLSPRWHSAIQPWMQGGTGHDGRSDTMPESMPAKLEPGTMNLPAIAGWLAALESMATSGELNESPNESAALSQRLHVGLNAVDGIKVFGQPGPLPIASLDFGPDLPPDDAAAILDSEFGIEVRSGHHCAARLHRHLGTEAAGTLRISGGHGTTSDQIDAVVAAVSEIAAQITSLA
- the nadA gene encoding quinolinate synthase NadA, with the translated sequence MVDLPTTTPPAQPTTGNDEVDALHPLKPYRSLENEVLQQRIEAVRQELGDELLILGHHYQQDEVIEHTDLRGDSYQLSEMAAKSQACRTIVFCGVHFMAETADILANRPDRIEARDGRRVDVLLPDMAAGCSMADMAAIAQVEAAWADMSEVIDTEQVIPVTYINSAASLKAFCGRHGGIVCTSSNARAVLEWAFERGQRVFFFPDQHLGRNTALTMDITEEQMPVWDPYALEMGGNTDEQIQSSRVILWKGHCSVHQMFRAEHVDRFRKEHPGIKILVHPECPREVNDIADVSGSTGKIIQTIKNSPAGTKWAIGTELHLVNRLKDEHPEQEIHFLSPVVCMCATMYRIDLTHLCWTLENLRDGRLVNQIRVDEETTKWSLIALERMLAVK